In Providencia zhijiangensis, a single window of DNA contains:
- the aphA gene encoding acid phosphatase AphA — MKKITLTLSAIALALSFTATSQAKIPMPETVSTGVTVAELAAQQPVHWVSVEQIKQSLEGKAPMAVGFDIDDTVLFSSPGFYRGKLEFSPNDFSYLKNPQFWEKMNNEWDKFSMPKQVGIDLVKMHLERGDKVYFITGRTQTKTETVTQYVQEGLRIPADKMNPVIFAGDEPGKNNKVSWMRDHKLTIYYGDADADIAAAHELDIRGIRILRASNSSYQPLPKAGRFGEEVVINSEY; from the coding sequence ATGAAGAAAATCACACTAACGTTAAGTGCAATTGCATTAGCGCTGAGCTTTACGGCAACATCTCAAGCCAAAATTCCAATGCCAGAAACAGTCAGTACTGGAGTCACTGTTGCGGAATTAGCGGCACAACAACCAGTTCATTGGGTCTCTGTTGAACAAATTAAACAGAGTTTAGAAGGCAAAGCGCCAATGGCGGTCGGCTTTGATATCGATGATACCGTTTTATTCTCAAGCCCTGGTTTCTACCGTGGAAAACTTGAATTCTCCCCAAATGATTTTAGCTATCTGAAAAACCCTCAATTCTGGGAAAAAATGAATAATGAGTGGGACAAATTCAGTATGCCAAAACAAGTGGGCATCGATTTAGTTAAAATGCACTTAGAGCGTGGTGATAAAGTTTACTTTATTACAGGCCGTACACAGACTAAAACTGAAACTGTGACTCAATATGTGCAAGAAGGATTAAGAATTCCTGCAGATAAAATGAATCCAGTCATTTTTGCTGGTGATGAACCCGGCAAAAATAATAAAGTAAGCTGGATGCGTGACCATAAATTAACTATCTATTATGGTGATGCAGATGCGGATATTGCTGCGGCTCATGAGTTGGATATTCGTGGGATCCGTATTCTCCGTGCATCAAATTCTTCTTACCAACCGTTGCCGAAAGCGGGGCGCTTTGGTGAGGAAGTGGTTATCAACTCAGAATATTAA
- the ldtD gene encoding L,D-transpeptidase — MAKRRVKALQISVLCGLMAMQFPAFSTAENTQQSSMEIQQPQSVVAEEVSKVTTKESLEKLNASLPSETKLVFAEQLAKIYADRQMQLLWQDETAISQFQQQLAELALAGFQPQFSEWLVSLENSQLSEMGRDAILSDAMLGYLQYLSSVESTGQYWLYTSRPYKIIAPTAAQMKPWLEAESEHRLGEWVKAQAPKHAMYQPMRKEMLKQLALPEDTLEITGTKALKPGQASDDVITLREILVRDGLLEAAAVGEAVDASAPPEEINKVTANARVYSDDLVDAVKKFQLQYGLEADGVIGKGTRVWLNMQPKQKAGLMALNIQRLRIVPESSGTGILVNIPAYTLDFYLNNDIILDSKVIVGRADRKTPIMSSALNNVVINPPWSVPTSLARKDIAPKGKMDPSYFSRKGYTVYSGWGQDAYEIDPYSIDWENITPANFPYRIRQAPGSSNSLGRYKFNMPSSDAIYLHDTPNHSLFNKNARAISSGCVRVNKASELATILLGDAGWAQTRIDGALKEGSTRYVNIPDRIPVYLYYQTAWIDKDQQPQYRADIYQYDGSIDNAEKYLPAIKAILK; from the coding sequence ATGGCAAAGAGAAGAGTGAAAGCTCTGCAGATCTCAGTATTATGTGGGCTGATGGCGATGCAATTCCCGGCATTTTCCACAGCAGAAAATACGCAGCAAAGCAGTATGGAAATTCAACAACCTCAATCAGTTGTCGCTGAAGAGGTGAGTAAAGTTACGACAAAAGAGAGCTTGGAAAAGCTTAACGCTTCTTTACCATCAGAAACTAAACTGGTGTTTGCGGAGCAGTTGGCGAAAATTTATGCCGACAGGCAAATGCAATTGTTATGGCAAGATGAAACAGCAATTAGCCAGTTTCAACAGCAATTAGCTGAGCTTGCTTTAGCTGGTTTCCAACCTCAATTTAGCGAATGGTTAGTTTCATTGGAAAATAGCCAGCTGAGCGAAATGGGGCGAGATGCTATTTTATCCGACGCTATGTTGGGTTATTTACAATATCTGTCTTCCGTTGAGTCGACGGGGCAATATTGGCTATACACCAGCCGCCCTTATAAAATTATCGCACCGACCGCGGCACAAATGAAACCATGGTTAGAGGCTGAATCTGAACATCGTTTGGGTGAGTGGGTGAAGGCTCAAGCACCGAAACACGCGATGTATCAACCGATGCGCAAAGAGATGCTAAAACAGCTCGCGTTACCAGAAGATACGTTAGAAATTACGGGTACGAAAGCATTAAAACCGGGTCAAGCCAGCGATGATGTCATTACGCTCCGTGAGATTTTAGTGCGTGATGGATTGTTGGAAGCTGCTGCGGTCGGTGAGGCCGTTGATGCATCCGCACCGCCAGAAGAGATCAATAAAGTCACCGCCAATGCCCGAGTGTATAGTGATGACTTAGTGGATGCAGTGAAAAAATTTCAGCTTCAATATGGTTTAGAGGCCGATGGTGTGATTGGTAAAGGCACGCGCGTTTGGCTCAATATGCAGCCAAAACAAAAAGCGGGGCTGATGGCACTGAATATTCAGCGTTTACGGATTGTTCCTGAAAGTAGCGGTACAGGAATCTTGGTGAATATCCCTGCGTACACATTGGATTTTTATCTGAATAACGACATCATTTTGGATTCGAAAGTGATTGTTGGGCGTGCAGATCGTAAAACACCAATTATGAGCAGTGCATTGAATAATGTGGTGATTAATCCACCTTGGAGTGTGCCAACCAGTTTGGCGCGCAAGGATATTGCACCGAAAGGTAAAATGGATCCAAGCTACTTTAGCCGTAAAGGATATACGGTTTATTCAGGCTGGGGGCAAGATGCCTATGAGATTGACCCTTATTCAATCGACTGGGAAAATATTACACCTGCAAATTTCCCTTATCGCATTCGCCAAGCGCCAGGCTCAAGTAACTCTTTAGGGCGTTATAAGTTTAATATGCCGAGTTCAGACGCGATTTATCTCCATGACACACCAAACCATAGCCTGTTTAATAAAAACGCTCGAGCCATTAGTTCTGGTTGTGTTCGTGTGAATAAAGCGAGCGAGTTAGCAACGATTTTATTAGGTGATGCAGGTTGGGCACAGACTCGTATTGATGGGGCATTAAAAGAAGGTTCAACGCGTTATGTGAATATTCCTGACCGTATTCCTGTATATCTATACTATCAAACCGCGTGGATTGATAAAGATCAGCAACCGCAATATCGGGCGGATATTTATCAATATGATGGCAGTATTGATAACGCTGAAAAATATCTTCCTGCAATCAAAGCGATTTTAAAATAG
- a CDS encoding YcbK family protein, whose translation MDMIDQNRRKWLGIGAAAIGLGLLPNHVFAAMSTPRPRILRFQNLNTGEFLKTEFFDGRRYNKSELARLNHLFRDYRCDKVKTIDPKLFDQIYLLQMMMGTNKPVQLISGYRSLETNNELRRKSSGVAKQSYHTRGQAMDFHIEGLQLSNIRKAALKMSAGGVGYYPKSNFIHIDTGPVRTW comes from the coding sequence ATGGATATGATTGATCAAAACCGCAGAAAGTGGTTGGGAATTGGTGCAGCCGCAATCGGTCTGGGACTATTACCTAATCATGTATTCGCTGCAATGAGTACGCCACGCCCAAGAATTTTACGTTTTCAGAATTTAAATACGGGTGAATTTTTAAAGACCGAATTTTTCGATGGTCGCCGTTATAATAAATCTGAATTAGCTCGCTTAAATCACCTTTTCCGTGATTATCGCTGCGATAAAGTGAAAACCATTGATCCTAAATTATTTGACCAAATTTATTTGCTGCAGATGATGATGGGAACCAATAAACCTGTTCAGCTGATTTCGGGTTACCGTTCATTAGAAACCAATAATGAATTACGTCGTAAAAGTTCCGGTGTAGCGAAACAGAGCTATCATACCCGTGGGCAAGCGATGGATTTCCATATTGAAGGCTTGCAGCTAAGTAACATCCGTAAAGCGGCATTAAAAATGAGTGCTGGCGGTGTGGGCTATTATCCGAAAAGCAATTTCATTCATATCGATACAGGTCCAGTGAGAACATGGTAA
- a CDS encoding MBL fold metallo-hydrolase codes for MKYTIIPVTPFMQNCQVIWDETSMNAVIVDPGGEAEKLIAAIESRGLTLTKILLTHGHSDHIGASAPLAKHFGVPIYGPQKEDAFWIENLAEQNAMFYIGDCPDFTPDHWLEEGDSITCGNIQFDVLHCPGHTPGHIVFVNHADKLISMGDVLFKGGVGRSDFPRGNHQDLIASIKNKLLPLGDDYHFIPGHGPMSTLGHERISNPFLQDELPVW; via the coding sequence ATGAAATATACTATTATCCCAGTAACCCCGTTTATGCAAAACTGCCAGGTTATCTGGGATGAAACCTCAATGAATGCAGTGATTGTTGATCCCGGTGGTGAGGCTGAAAAGCTGATTGCCGCTATTGAAAGCCGCGGATTAACATTAACGAAAATCCTACTTACCCACGGTCATTCTGACCATATTGGCGCCTCAGCCCCCCTTGCAAAACATTTCGGTGTACCGATTTATGGTCCGCAGAAAGAAGATGCTTTCTGGATTGAAAATCTCGCTGAGCAAAATGCGATGTTTTATATCGGTGATTGCCCTGATTTCACACCAGATCATTGGTTAGAAGAGGGGGATAGCATCACGTGTGGAAATATTCAATTTGATGTGCTGCATTGCCCTGGCCATACACCCGGTCACATTGTTTTTGTGAACCATGCTGACAAACTCATTTCCATGGGAGATGTGTTGTTTAAAGGTGGCGTTGGGCGCAGCGATTTCCCTCGAGGCAATCATCAAGATCTTATCGCATCGATTAAAAACAAGTTGTTGCCTCTCGGTGATGATTACCACTTTATTCCGGGGCACGGTCCGATGTCCACATTAGGACATGAACGGATTAGTAATCCTTTCTTGCAGGATGAATTACCAGTTTGGTGA
- a CDS encoding anthrax toxin-like adenylyl cyclase domain-containing protein yields the protein MKKNHLSVSFNQRDFINYSTDTRSQWQKLFFKRKNAININKMTAVNGINYASSGGYCYGFSYAFLAYSTIDENEKYFNKMNELLLIINSNSESENPIDKVKNKALKMHSTVLFNELMRDVIFTQGIEMNSGIEGDLLNKGFDYPIEGDSLISYMSKSIEKNKIAYGIYYRKNEVAKKYIDYMYELQRIKINDFYNALNKEPVFFERGKGAELLSDPWFMSFYRKFHSKKDVIANDFTLDDANFFREMVSKSIQWENYHQQERFNSNHGIKLNSYHHSYFDRSKARTEITVTKFIDKIKNHTKMSREQLLFEFSSPNHTMAISIKYNKKTRSWDYMFFDPNIGIIKNYNQKNFGEFLHQYVSERARFYLFKSESDDFLIEFSQFDNVKSIKKTLKGININDLHMTETLLLTENGETLYLDENRENKLKYKKLFFDSEFVKVKLNLKNKSKYIYTDILDVTELTSLINTNLDSLSELSGDIVISQSGSKVYSVDKNFDVSRLNNISIKENQRDLISKDYTSVNLHLKPLTDKKPSILSGIPASHQHSINQVANDENIIIGIRPVDLKSTNLIESGNYSSKGLAIKGKSSDWGPHSGFIPISQQFAKKSAREDVDKYNQYIQKSLNEEVAHPVVLEISSERVNELLQHKAILPSRGINGLGYSEVISLLDGKEIAFYLKKSPLEDGGLWQVYHQEDGEIKPFYVVGDPKTGKAMTADYDLFSIIFPISELEHYAKVSEMPNWNDWKSGLNYEELTPREKMLYVNEAEYNKQEGRDNGITNKKIKEIKNKLNKKLNRMDGMELIHHGSDDANPASIMKDNFPLTFFLPEKLKGKNRLLGSSESIDSYFPMNKQGAIIINDEAQLSNFIQLLINQGYRAPLNKKWSEGDNGQYFDPKRKISDSFIEGRIEIARKKSLANDLNDHFRNDETLKSDSAYDKQIEHILGKPIAQLDEGFDDIYFAGLKQHSASLLAGESSLATDSIDTWLDPMLKYRLARAQDAETTRTIKPTEYSYNVIIQLEGDDASTNAVANAFSKHPDDSMVIQFNLKTKQYKILYGDVSKLDSGKVRWITVGHGDYFGSNQPTLYAKVNARQFSDSIHYLQKKVLNNTKPSKLVLMGCNLGRGGINENFALSVTSALSEHNLNMPITAYNRLLKNIYLGNKFVKVDGDSNDSVSTKGYKFIYQFNTDTQQVRINKNSSTLYFINELRRGEITLSQLNNNLDLDPLGAFRDADTRQLDFDLIKKVAYNPKAYELFVSELKQHQGVLPDSFHRHFSKRLNELGMKSIPIWKMVNTTKIQQIAATHVVTEDAPLSVVIRVVGDPKGRQIAEQIAAKNEKNTIIFQMDVDNKKWTIEYGESEIPSLIESQKPVKWTVIGDAEVIRKPTQNLLAGLVAVKQKYPVMSPESIFFHSIGPHTLTTSAEHHQFAADLSAHLKQHGVNASVITQFTRETVVPTNNRSFINSDSSVLSQTNHQKVQSLLERIALKEIDVNRIQLTEHPYMAAYFGDEAGGIDANKIKIAINDPLLNVQINRYLSHELTENKVDFDALFYSPTAATLQGQAAELRIILQGLHHDPTMISHLSERSLAQLKVLYPSIYGPNRSEIMALVTNTNAYTRLNDELLALSNLQVDNLDKGGLTNLSLEQALQLYRDGQRQKHQQFSKLINQRNLHPDGGQINLINHGWLRYGDYSSAFDQKIGL from the coding sequence ATGAAAAAAAATCATCTTTCCGTGAGTTTTAATCAGAGAGACTTTATCAATTATTCTACTGATACTAGAAGTCAATGGCAGAAATTATTTTTTAAAAGAAAAAATGCAATAAATATAAATAAAATGACTGCAGTCAATGGCATAAATTATGCAAGCTCAGGAGGGTACTGTTATGGGTTTTCATATGCCTTTTTAGCTTACAGCACGATAGATGAAAATGAAAAATATTTTAATAAAATGAATGAGTTACTATTGATAATTAATAGTAACTCTGAAAGTGAAAATCCAATTGATAAAGTAAAAAATAAAGCCTTAAAGATGCATTCTACAGTGTTATTTAATGAATTAATGAGGGATGTGATATTCACTCAGGGCATTGAAATGAATTCGGGCATTGAGGGAGATTTACTCAATAAAGGATTTGATTACCCCATAGAGGGGGATTCATTGATAAGTTATATGAGTAAATCAATTGAAAAAAATAAAATAGCATATGGAATTTATTATCGAAAAAATGAGGTGGCCAAAAAATATATTGATTATATGTATGAGTTGCAAAGAATAAAAATTAATGATTTCTATAATGCACTTAATAAAGAACCTGTATTTTTTGAGAGAGGTAAAGGCGCAGAGCTATTGTCAGATCCTTGGTTTATGTCATTTTATAGAAAATTTCATAGTAAAAAAGATGTGATAGCAAATGACTTTACACTTGATGATGCCAATTTTTTTAGAGAAATGGTGTCTAAGAGTATTCAGTGGGAGAACTATCATCAACAAGAACGATTCAATTCAAATCATGGGATAAAGCTTAATAGTTACCATCATAGTTACTTTGATAGATCTAAAGCTAGAACAGAAATAACCGTCACTAAATTTATAGATAAAATAAAAAATCATACTAAGATGAGTAGAGAACAACTATTATTTGAGTTCTCTAGCCCTAATCACACAATGGCAATATCCATTAAATATAATAAGAAAACTCGGTCATGGGATTATATGTTCTTCGATCCTAATATAGGGATAATAAAAAATTATAACCAGAAAAATTTTGGCGAATTTCTTCATCAATATGTTAGTGAAAGAGCAAGATTTTACTTATTTAAAAGTGAAAGCGACGATTTTTTGATTGAATTTAGCCAGTTCGACAATGTTAAATCTATAAAAAAAACCTTAAAAGGAATTAACATTAATGACCTTCATATGACGGAAACTTTACTCCTCACTGAGAATGGGGAGACACTTTATTTGGATGAAAATAGAGAGAATAAATTAAAATATAAAAAACTATTTTTTGATAGTGAATTTGTTAAGGTTAAACTGAATCTAAAAAATAAATCAAAATATATTTATACCGATATACTTGATGTGACAGAGTTAACTTCACTTATCAATACAAATTTGGATTCACTATCAGAATTATCAGGGGATATCGTGATTTCACAAAGTGGTAGTAAGGTTTATTCGGTTGATAAAAATTTTGATGTTAGTAGATTAAACAATATATCAATAAAAGAAAATCAACGAGATTTAATTAGCAAGGATTATACTAGTGTTAATTTACATTTAAAACCATTAACAGACAAGAAACCTTCGATTCTCTCAGGGATTCCTGCTTCTCATCAACATTCTATTAATCAAGTTGCGAATGACGAAAATATTATTATTGGTATTCGTCCTGTCGATCTTAAATCAACAAATTTAATTGAATCAGGAAATTACAGTAGCAAAGGTTTAGCTATCAAAGGAAAAAGTTCTGATTGGGGACCTCATTCAGGGTTTATTCCCATCTCTCAACAGTTTGCTAAGAAATCAGCGAGGGAGGATGTTGATAAATACAATCAATATATTCAAAAATCCCTTAATGAGGAAGTTGCTCATCCCGTTGTGCTTGAGATTTCCTCTGAAAGAGTCAATGAGCTATTACAGCATAAAGCTATTTTGCCCTCGAGAGGTATCAATGGGCTTGGGTATAGTGAGGTAATATCATTACTTGATGGAAAAGAGATAGCTTTTTACCTAAAAAAATCGCCCCTCGAAGATGGCGGGCTTTGGCAAGTTTATCATCAGGAAGATGGGGAAATAAAACCATTCTATGTTGTTGGTGATCCGAAAACCGGAAAAGCGATGACGGCTGATTATGATCTTTTTAGCATTATTTTTCCAATATCAGAACTAGAGCATTATGCCAAAGTGTCAGAAATGCCAAATTGGAATGATTGGAAGTCTGGCTTAAATTATGAGGAATTAACACCACGTGAAAAAATGCTTTACGTAAATGAAGCTGAATACAATAAACAAGAAGGCCGAGATAACGGTATAACAAATAAAAAAATAAAAGAGATAAAAAATAAATTAAATAAAAAGCTAAATAGAATGGATGGAATGGAGCTAATCCATCATGGTTCTGATGATGCGAACCCTGCCAGTATAATGAAAGATAATTTTCCACTCACTTTCTTTTTGCCAGAAAAGTTAAAGGGAAAAAATAGATTACTAGGATCATCTGAATCTATTGATAGTTATTTTCCTATGAATAAACAAGGCGCTATCATTATTAATGATGAGGCGCAACTTTCTAATTTTATACAGCTTTTGATTAATCAAGGTTATCGAGCGCCTTTGAATAAAAAATGGAGTGAGGGTGATAATGGGCAGTATTTTGATCCTAAAAGAAAAATTTCAGACAGCTTTATTGAAGGGCGTATTGAGATAGCAAGAAAGAAAAGTTTAGCGAATGATCTAAATGACCATTTTAGGAATGACGAGACTCTCAAAAGTGACAGCGCTTATGATAAACAAATAGAACATATTCTTGGTAAGCCGATCGCTCAACTAGATGAGGGATTCGATGATATCTATTTTGCTGGACTAAAACAGCATAGTGCGTCTTTATTAGCAGGGGAGTCATCTCTAGCCACTGACTCAATTGATACATGGTTAGACCCAATGTTGAAATATCGACTTGCTAGAGCTCAAGATGCGGAAACAACAAGAACCATAAAGCCAACAGAATACAGCTATAATGTGATTATTCAGCTTGAGGGGGATGATGCGTCAACAAATGCAGTAGCAAATGCATTTTCTAAACACCCAGATGACTCAATGGTTATTCAATTCAATTTGAAAACGAAACAATACAAGATTTTGTACGGTGATGTTTCCAAATTAGATTCTGGAAAAGTGAGATGGATAACGGTGGGGCATGGAGATTATTTTGGGAGTAACCAGCCAACATTATATGCCAAAGTGAATGCGAGGCAGTTTTCTGATTCGATTCATTATTTACAAAAGAAAGTGCTAAATAATACTAAACCATCCAAACTGGTATTAATGGGGTGTAATTTAGGACGTGGTGGAATTAATGAAAATTTCGCATTAAGTGTAACCTCAGCATTATCTGAACATAATTTGAATATGCCAATTACTGCCTATAATCGACTACTTAAAAACATCTATTTAGGAAATAAGTTTGTTAAAGTTGATGGGGATAGTAATGATTCTGTCAGCACGAAAGGGTATAAATTTATTTATCAGTTTAATACTGATACCCAGCAAGTCAGAATAAATAAGAACTCATCAACTTTGTATTTCATCAATGAATTACGTCGTGGTGAAATTACATTATCACAATTGAATAATAATCTTGATCTTGATCCGCTAGGTGCATTTAGAGATGCGGATACACGACAGCTTGATTTTGATTTGATTAAGAAAGTGGCATATAACCCAAAGGCCTATGAGTTATTTGTTAGCGAATTGAAACAGCATCAAGGTGTTTTACCTGACAGCTTTCATCGTCATTTTTCTAAGCGACTCAATGAACTTGGGATGAAATCTATTCCAATATGGAAAATGGTGAATACGACCAAGATACAGCAAATTGCAGCGACTCATGTCGTCACTGAAGATGCTCCATTATCTGTTGTTATTCGTGTAGTCGGTGATCCTAAAGGGAGACAAATAGCAGAACAAATAGCCGCAAAAAATGAGAAAAATACCATTATTTTTCAGATGGATGTCGACAATAAAAAGTGGACTATTGAATATGGTGAGTCCGAGATACCCTCGTTAATTGAAAGCCAAAAGCCCGTAAAATGGACGGTTATTGGGGATGCTGAGGTTATTAGAAAGCCAACACAAAATTTATTAGCAGGGTTGGTTGCGGTAAAACAAAAATACCCAGTGATGTCACCGGAAAGTATTTTCTTCCATTCTATTGGCCCTCACACGCTCACAACAAGTGCTGAACACCATCAGTTTGCAGCAGATTTATCTGCTCATTTAAAGCAGCATGGCGTGAATGCTTCGGTCATAACCCAGTTTACCCGTGAAACCGTTGTACCCACTAATAATAGGTCCTTTATCAATTCAGATAGCTCAGTGCTTAGCCAAACTAATCATCAAAAGGTGCAATCTTTACTCGAGCGCATTGCTTTAAAAGAAATTGATGTGAATAGAATTCAACTCACTGAGCATCCTTATATGGCGGCGTATTTTGGGGACGAGGCTGGAGGGATAGATGCCAATAAAATTAAAATTGCGATTAATGATCCATTACTCAATGTGCAGATAAATCGTTATCTTTCCCATGAGTTAACAGAGAACAAAGTGGATTTTGATGCGTTATTTTATTCGCCTACGGCCGCGACATTGCAGGGGCAAGCCGCTGAACTAAGAATCATTTTGCAAGGCTTACATCATGACCCAACCATGATTAGTCACTTAAGCGAGCGTTCTCTTGCACAATTAAAAGTACTGTACCCTTCAATATATGGGCCTAATCGTAGTGAAATAATGGCATTAGTGACAAACACCAATGCCTATACACGGCTTAATGATGAATTATTAGCGCTCAGTAATCTTCAGGTTGATAACCTTGATAAGGGCGGTTTAACGAATTTATCTCTCGAGCAGGCATTGCAACTCTATCGAGATGGTCAACGGCAAAAACATCAACAATTTAGCAAGCTTATTAATCAAAGGAATCTTCATCCAGATGGGGGGCAAATTAATCTAATTAATCATGGATGGCTAAGATACGGAGACTATTCTTCTGCATTCGATCAAAAGATAGGACTGTAG
- a CDS encoding IS3 family transposase (programmed frameshift), whose amino-acid sequence MKKRNFSAEFRRESAQLVVDQNYTVADAAKAMNVGLSTLTRWVKQLRDERAGKTPKASPITPEQIEIRELKKKIQRIEMENEIFKKGYRALDVRLPEQVSVIGKLRAHYPVATLCCVFGVHRSSYRYRENRPDNPDGRRAVLRSQVQELHGLSHGSAGARSIAVMATHRGFRMGRWLAGRLMKEMGLVSCQQPVHRYKRGGHEHIAIPNHLERQFAVTEPNQVWCGDVTYIWTGKRWAYLAVVLDLFARKPVGWAMSFSPDSKLTTKALKMAWEIRNKPSGLMFHSDQGSHYTSRQFRQLLWRYRIKQSMSRRGNCWDNSPMERFFRSLKNEWVPVTGYISFSEAAHAITDYIVGYYSEVRPHEYNGGLPPNESENQYRKNSKTVANFS is encoded by the exons ATGAAAAAACGAAATTTCAGTGCAGAATTCAGACGTGAATCAGCCCAGCTGGTTGTGGATCAGAACTATACAGTTGCAGATGCCGCGAAAGCCATGAATGTCGGGCTTTCCACCTTGACGCGGTGGGTAAAGCAATTACGGGACGAACGGGCAGGCAAAACACCGAAAGCATCCCCTATCACGCCGGAACAAATTGAGATACGTGAGCTGAAGAAAAAAATTCAACGTATTGAAATGGAAAACGAAATAT TTAAAAAAGGCTACCGCGCTCTTGATGTCAGACTCCCTGAACAGGTCTCGGTGATCGGGAAACTCAGAGCGCATTATCCTGTGGCCACTCTTTGCTGCGTGTTCGGAGTTCACCGCAGCAGCTATAGATACCGGGAAAACCGGCCTGACAATCCGGACGGCAGGAGAGCCGTATTACGTAGTCAGGTTCAGGAGCTGCACGGCCTCAGTCATGGCTCAGCAGGTGCAAGAAGTATCGCTGTAATGGCAACACACAGGGGCTTCCGGATGGGACGATGGCTTGCCGGACGGCTAATGAAGGAGATGGGGCTGGTGAGCTGTCAGCAGCCTGTTCACCGGTATAAACGTGGCGGTCATGAACACATTGCTATCCCGAACCACCTTGAGCGACAGTTCGCAGTGACAGAGCCCAATCAGGTATGGTGCGGCGACGTAACGTATATCTGGACCGGTAAACGCTGGGCATACCTGGCCGTTGTACTCGACCTGTTCGCAAGGAAACCCGTGGGCTGGGCAATGTCATTTTCTCCGGACAGCAAACTGACAACCAAAGCGCTGAAAATGGCATGGGAAATACGAAATAAGCCATCCGGGCTCATGTTCCACAGTGATCAGGGTAGCCACTATACAAGCAGGCAGTTCCGACAGTTACTGTGGCGATACCGGATAAAACAAAGTATGAGTAGGCGTGGTAACTGCTGGGATAACAGCCCGATGGAGCGCTTCTTCAGAAGTCTGAAAAATGAGTGGGTGCCGGTGACCGGCTACATCAGCTTCAGTGAAGCAGCCCATGCAATAACGGATTATATCGTCGGGTATTACAGCGAAGTCAGGCCGCATGAATATAACGGTGGATTACCACCAAACGAATCAGAAAACCAATACCGGAAAAACTCTAAAACCGTGGCCAATTTTAGTTGA